CAACAACACGCTGTCCTGCGCCAGTTGTCATCATCTGGACAAAGGGGGTGCCGATTCCGTACCGTTTTCCATCGGCTTCAACGGTGTGCCGGTGACGATCAACACCCCCAGCGTGTTCAACGCCACCCTGAATTTCAGGCAGTTCTGGAACGGCCGCGCCAACTCCCTGGAATCCCAGATCCATGAAGTGGTGAAGAGCCCCAGCGAAATGGGCAGCAACTGGGAGCACGTGGTGCAAGTGCTGTCCGCCGACCCTGCGTACCACAGCGCATTTGGCAATGCCTACCCGGACGGCGTGACCATGAACAATGTGCAAAACGCCCTGGCCGCCTATGAACGTACGCTGCTCAGTAGCAACTCGCGGTTTGATCAATACCTGCTGGGCGACACCGACATCCTCACGACCGAGGAAAAATACGGTTACCAGCGTTTCAAGGACTACGGCTGCATCGCCTGCCATCAAGGCGTGAACATCGGCGGCAACATGTTCCAGAAGTTCGGCGTCATGGGCGATTACTTCAAGGTTCGCGGCAACCCGACCGACACCGACCAGGGTCGCTATCTGGTGACCGGGGAAGAAGAGGACCGCAATGTGTTCAAGGTACCGAGCCTGCGCAATGTGGCAGTAACCGCACCGTACTTTCACGACAGTTCGGCCAAGACCCTCGAAGAGGCCGTGGACGTGATGTTCAAGTTCCAGCTCGGGCGCATTCCTTCCGCCGAGGACAAAACCCTGATCATCAAATTCCTCAAGACCCTGACCGGTGAATGGGGAGGCAAACCCTTATGAAAATGTCACGCCGTCGCAGTCTTGCCCTGCTGGGGGCCGTCGCTTTGTTGCTGGCCTCGACGCTGCTGTTCCTGTACATCAAATCGAATTCGAACCAGACATCGACCTACGCCGAATCCCGTGACCTGATCGGTCGCATCAAGCAGTTGAACGCGCAATGGGAAACCGAGATCCTCAAGGCCCGGATCACCATCAACCACAATTACGATCCGCTGGTCACGCCGCTGATCGAGATGACGCAGCTGTGGGAGCGGTTCGATACCCTGGAATCGAACCACGGCCGCAACGATTCGCCGATCTGGCGTGCCAGCCATGAAACGTACCTGACCGCCGTCCAGGAAAAGACCCGGCTGGTGGAGCAGTTCAAGTCCCACAACGCTGTGCTGCGCAACTCACTGGCGTTCCTGCCCACCGCCGAGGACGATATTCAGGAGCAGTTGGCCCGGCTGGTCGATGGCGACAAACTGCAACTGCAGAACATCGCCACCGACACTTACGATCTGCTGCTCAGCAGTCTGGAGTTCGCCCAGGTCACCTCCGACGACAGGGCCGCGGACATTTTGGTCGGTCTGAACAAGCTCGGGGTGAACAAGTTGCGCCTGCCCGAACAGTTTCACAGCCCGATCGATATTTTAAGCAACCACATTTCACTGATTCTGCGCGAACAGCCGGTGGTCAACCGTTTGCTGGAAAACATCGAAGCGATTCCCGTCGCCGAGCGTCTGGACGACATCACCAGCCTGTTGAACACTGACCAGCAACAGGCCGATGCGGTCGAGCAGCGCTACCACTTTTACATGTTGGTGTTTTCAGTGCTGCTGGTCCTGTTGCTGGTGTACCTGGCGATTCACCTGATGCGCAGTTTCACCACCATCAATCGCGTCAACAAGGCCCTGAAAACCGCCAATGACGAACTGGAACTGCGCGTGGAAGAACGCACCCGCGAGCTCAAGGATACCCAGAGCGAACTGCTCGACACCGCACGCCAGGCCGGCATGGCCGAGATCGCCACCAATGTGTTGCACAACGTCGGCAACGTGCTCAACAGCGTCAACATTTCGGCCGATCTGGTCAGCCGCAAACTGCGCGCCAGCAAGGCCCAGGGGTTGGGCAAGGCCATGCAGCTGATCAACGAACACCCGGATGACCTCGGTGCCTTCCTGACCCGGGACGAGAAAGGCAAATTGCTTCCCGGTTACCTCAATCAACTGGTGGAGGCCATCGCGCTCGAACAACAGAGCATGACCGACGAACTCGCGCAGTTGAGCAAAAGCGTCGACCACATCAAGGACATCGTCGCCACCCAGCAATCCTACGCGGGCGCCAACAATCTGATGGAGCCGCTGCACATCAGCGAATTGCTCGAGGACGCCCTGCGCATGAACGCCGGTGCGCTGACCCGGCATCACGTCAAGGTGGTCAAGGAGTACGGCGAGGTGCCGCAGGTCATGGGCGACAAACACCGCTTGCTGCTGATCCTGATCAACCTGATCAGCAACGCCAAATACGCCATGTCCGACCTCAGCAACCGCCCGCGGCAAATGACCCTCGGGGTCAAAATCGTCGACGACGCGACACTGCAAGTCAGCGTCAAGGATGACGGTGAAGGCATTGCCCCGGAAAACATGACGCGCATCTTTGCCCACGGTTTTACCACGCGCAAGGAAGGTCATGGCTTCGGCTTGCACAGCTGTGCCCTGGCCGCCATCGAAATGAACGGCCACCTGACCGCCTACAGCGACGGGCCGGGCAAGGGCGCGCAGTTCACCCTGCAGATCCCGCTGAAAACCGTCACGGAGGAAGCATGAGCGAACAGTCGAACCGGCGCATTCTGCTGATCGACGACACACCGTCCATTCATGAGGATTTCCGCAAGATCCTGACGCCGACGCCGGTGCCGACTGTCGAGCTGGACGCGATGGAAGCGGCGCTGTTTGGCAGTGAACTGAAATCCACCCGCGCCCTGTTCGAACTGGATTCGGCGTATGGCGGGCAAGAGGGCCTGGGCAAACTCAAGGATGCCTTGCAGGTAAAGCATCCCTATGCGCTGGCCTTCGTCGACATGCGCATGCCGGAGGGCTGGGACGGCGCGAAGACGATTGAGCATTTGTGGCAGGAAGACCCGCGCCTGCAAGTGGTGGTGTGCACCGCATATTCCGACTATTCGTGGGACGACCTGCTGGACCGGTTGCAGGCCCATGACCGGCTGCTGATTCTGAAAAAACCGTTCGACAACATTGAAGTCCAGCAGATGGCCAACACCCTGCTGACCAAATGGGACATGACCGAACGGGCCTTGGTGCAGATGAGCCACCTGGAGCATCTGGTGGATCAACGCACGGCCCAGTTCAAACAGGCCAGCGAGGCGTTGCAGCGGGAAATCGACGAGCGCAAACAGCTTGAGTCACAACTGGTGCAATCGGAGAAACTCGCTTCACTGGGGCAACTGGCGGCCGGTGTCGCCCATGAAATCAACAACCCCATCGGTTTCATTTCCTCCAACCTCGGCGCCCTCGATGGCTATTTCAAACAGCTGCAGGAAATGCTCGACGCCTACCGTGATGCGGAAAAGGCGATGGGTTCCAGCGAACTGGTCGAGCGTTTGCAACAGCTTCGTGACCGGGTGGAACTGGAATTCCTGCGCGACGACATACCGTTGCTGATCAAGGAATCCAAGGACGGTATCAACCGCGTCGGGCAGATCGTCAGGGACTTGAAGGACTTCTCGCGGGTGGATTCCAACCAGGAATGGCAGTGGGCGAATCTGCAAAACGGCATCGAATCGACGCTGAACATCGTGGCCAATGAACTGAAGTACAAGGCCGATGTGGTGAAGGACTATCAGGCCCTTCCCGATATCGAATGCCTGCCTTCGCAGATCAACCAAGTGATCATGAACCTGATCGTCAACGCGTCGCAGGCCATCGGCGCGGAACGCGGCACCCTCACCCTGCGCACCGGGTCTGAAGGGGAAACCGTATGGATCGAAGTCGCCGACACCGGCACCGGCATCCCGCCGGAAAGCCTGCAGAAAATCTTCGACCCGTTCTTCACCACCAAACCGGTCGGCCAGGGGACAGGGCTGGGGTTGTCCCTGTCCTATGGCATCGTGAAGAAACACCGGGGGAATATCCTGGTGCGCAGTGAAGTCGGCGTTGGCAGCACTTTCCGCGTCGAATTGCCGATCCACCAATCAAAACCGGCGGCCTGAACACACCCCCACATGTGGGAGCGCCCCCTTGTGGCGAGGGAGCTTGCTCCCGCTGGGTCGCGAAGCGGCCCCAAAAGCATTGCGACTGCTACGCCCGGACGCGGATCGGCCGGCGGGAGCAAGCTCCCTCACCACAAAAGGCTCGCTCCCACAGGGTTCTTCATCAATCCGGTGGTCAGGTGGCTTCCTGAAAATCCATCTCCGGTGGCTGACGACGGAATCCGCCCGTCAGCACCGCCAGGTACACCACGCCAATCGCCAGCCAGCTCAGCCCCAGATAGATCGCCAGGTGATCGAGGCTGACCATCAGCCACAAATCCGCCGCCAGGCCTATGAACGGGAAGATCAGGAACAGCACCAATTCACGCAGGCCTTTCTTCTCGCCGCCGATCCAGTAGTGAAAGATCACCGACAGGTTCACCAGACTGAACGCCAGGAACGCGCCGAAGTTGATGAAGGAAGTCGAGGTGGTGACGTCCAGTTTCAGCGCCAGCAACGCTACCACTGCGCACAGCAGGATGCTGTTGATCGGCGTCCCGAAACGTTCATGCAACGTACCGAAGAAGGATTTCGGCAGCACGCCGTCCCGGCCCATGGCATAGAGCAGACGCGAACCGCTGGCCTGAGCCGACAGCCCCGAGGCAAATTGACCGACGATCAGACCGATCAGGAAGATCGACACAAACAGGTCGCCACCGATGTTGCGGGCAATTTCATAGGCCGCCGAATCGACGCTGTCGAACTGGAACGACGGGTGCGCAATCTGCACGAAGTACGACACGCCGACGAAGATCAGCCCGCCGATCAGGGTAATCAGCATGATCGCCCGCGGGATGGTACGGCGCGGGTCGCGGGTTTCTTCGGTGAGGGTGCTGACCGCGTCGAAACCGAGGAACGAGTAACAGGCGATAGCGGCACCGCTCATGATCAGTGGCATCTGCATGTCACCGTTGAAGAACGGTTTGACCGACCACAACGGCGTGCTCGCATCGCCGCCGACGTAATGCACGCACAGCGCAACGAAGGCGATCAGCACCAGAAACTGCACCAGCATCAGCAAGGCGTTGATACCGTTGGCCAGTTTCAGGCCGACGATGTTGATCGCGCTGGTGATGCCGATGAACGCCAGCACCCAGATCCATTGCGGCACCGCCGGGAACGCGGAGTTGAGGTACGCCGCGCCGATCAGCCAGATCGCCATCGGCAGGAACAGGTAATCGAGCAGCACCGCCCACCCGGCGATGAAACCGAGTTTCGGGCTGATCGCCTTGCGCACATAACTGTACGCCGAGCCCGCCACGGGAAATGCCGAAGCCATTCGGCCGTAACTCATGGCGGTGAAGAACATCGCCACCAGCGCCGCGAGGTACGCGGCCGGCACCATGCCAGCGGTGGATTGAGCAAGGATGCCGAACGTGCCGAGCACAATGATCGGCGTCATGTAGGCGATGCCAAACAGCACCACCGACCCTAACGAGAGGGTGCGTTGCAAACGAGCCATGAGCGACTACTCCGGATTTTATTGGATTTATGGCAGAGCCGAGTTCGGCGCAAATTACGGGTGTTGCGTTTGTTGTTTTGAAGTTTTTCAGATGAATTGTGGGGCGCCGCAAAGATCTTCAGCTCCGAGGAATCAACAGCTCCCGAAGTCCAGAAGCATGTTCAACCCTCTCCCCCGGCAACTTCAGCCGCTGATCATCCAGGTACCGATAATCCTGTCGCGCCGCTTCCAGCTGACTGAAGTCCAGCTCCACCGCAAACTGCCCTTCATCGCGTCCGGCCTCGAACAACAGCGTGCCCAGCGGATTCACCAGCGCACTGCCACCGGCGAACAGCAACCCGCCATCGCCCTCTTCCACCCGGTTGACCATCAGCGCAAATGCCTGGTTTTCCTGGGCGCGGGCCATGATGGCGGTACGGTGAGTCGGGCCGTACGGGTCCATGTTGCCGTTGGTGACGATCAGCAGTTCGGCGCCCAGTTGCGCCAGGGCGCGGGCGGTTTCCGGGAACTCGATGTCGTAGCAAATCAGCAGGCCGACCCGCACGCCATTCCACAGGCACGTGGCGTAGCGGTCGCCCGGCTCGTACACACCGCGGTCCGACGCCCACAGGTGCGTCTTGCGATATGTCAGCGCGATGCCTTCAGGGGTGATCAGCAACGTGGTGTTGAAGAAGCGACCGTTGTCGTTCTCGGCCGTACCGATCACCACGGCGATGTTGCGCTCGCGGGCAGCGGCGACGATCGCGCTGACGGTGGGGCCGGTCAGGGGTTCGGCGACCGCCGCGACGGTCTCGGCGGACGGGAAGCCCATCAGATGGCTTTCCGGAAACATGATCAACTGTGTGTCGCTCGCGCAGGCAGCAATGGCCGCCAGCGCGCGTTCGAGGTTGTAAGCCGTGTCGTTGTCACGGCCCGCCAGTTGGGCGAGTTCGACCTTCATGGGTAGTCCTTGTTCTGGTGGCCGGGCGGCAGAAAGATTGCCCGGTCGTTGTCTGTGCGCCAGTATGCGCAGCAAGCAACCGGCCAGGGAATCACGCGGCCGGGGTAACCCGATAGGGGTAGACCCATGACACTCTCGTTAGACGACATCGCCTGGCACCGTTCGGTCGGGCAACTGATCGACGCCCTCGACAAGCCCAATTTCTGGACGCAGCTGGTGCGCCTGCTGGATCAGTACGTGCCTTTCGACAGCTGGGTGGCGCTGCTTTTCAGCGCCGACCAGCACCCGCAAGTGTTCGCCGAATGCCCGGGCGAGGACGGCAGCCCGGATCAGTTGTTCCAGGATTACCTGCGCGGCTTGTACCTGCTCGACCCGTTCTACATCGCCTGCCGCGAGCAGTCGCGCACCGGGCTCTATCGCCTCTCGGAAGTGGCGCCGGAGCACTTCGAGCTGACCGAGTATTACCAGCGCTACTTTCGTCTGAATGTGGTGGCCGACGAAATCCAGTTCAATTGCCAGCTCGAGGGTGACCGTACGCTGTGCCTGTCGTTGGGCAGCAAGCAGCGTTTCAGCAGTCAACAGATTGCCTTGCTGTCGTTGATTCAACCGTGGGTGCTCGGCCTGTTGCGCCAGCGCCTGCCTTACGAAATCAACGAAGTCGTGGCCCTCGCGCCGGCGCCGGTCCAGGGTGACTGGCGCGTTCAACTGGAAGCTTCGGTGCAGCAACTCAAAGGTGCACAACTGACCGCGCGCGAGCTGGATGTCGGACGCTTGATGCTCAGCGGTTGCTCCAGTAAAGAAATCGCCCGTAAGCTGGAAATCTCTGTTGAAACCGTGAAAGTCCATAAGAAACACATGTACAGCAAACTGGGGATCAAATCCCAGTCCGAGCTGTTTTCGATTTTTCTCCAGGCCCAAAATGCCTGACAACCGCTGCGGCGCCGCAAACGCCTGTGGCGAGGGAGCTTGCTCCCGCTGGGCCGCGAAGCGGTCCCGATACAGGCACCGCGTGCAGCCAGACAGAACCCGTCAGCAGGTTTTGCGGTTGCTGCGCAGCCGAGCGGGAGCAAGCTCCCTCGCCACAGAACTTGAACAGCATTGCCAAACAATGACCGAGTCCGAACCCAAGGAAACCGTATGAGCCTGTCACTCCTGAGCCGCTACGCCTTCTTTGCCGCTTGTGTGATCTTCACCCTCGCCAGCCTGCCGTTCCTGGCGCACGACTGGCTCTGGCCGATCACCGCCGTCACCGGCGTGCTCAGCCTCGTGGGCCTGTTCGATCTGCTGCAAAGCCCCCACGCCGTGCGTCGCAATTACCCGATCCTCGGCAACATCCGCTATCTGGTGGAGGGCATCCGTCCGGAAATCCGCCAATACCTGCTCGAGTCCGACAGCGACGCCCTGCCCTTCTCCCGGGCCCAGCGTTCGCTGGTCTATTCGCGCGCCAAGAACGAAAGCGCCGACAAACCCTTCGGCACGTTGATCGACGTGTACCAATCGGGTTTCGAATTCATCGGCCACTCCATGCGCCCGGCACCGTTGAGTGACCCGAGCAGTTTCCGCACCCTCGTCGGTGGCCCGCAGTGCACCCAGCCGTACTCGGCATCGGTGTTCAACATCTCGGCCATGAGTTTCGGCTCCCTCAGCGCCAACGCCATTCGCGCCTTGAACCAGGGCGCCAAGCTCGGCAACTTCGCCCACGACACCGGCGAAGGCAGCATCAGCGCCTATCACCGGGAAAACGGCGGCGACCTGACCTGGGAGCTGGGCAGCGGCTACTTCGGTTGCCGCACCGCAGACGGGCGCTTCGATCCGGAACGCTTCGCCGCACAAGCGCAGACGCCGCAGGTGCGGATGATCGAAATCAAGATGTCCCAGGGCGCCAAACCGGGCCACGGCGGGATTCTGCCCAAGCACAAAGTCACCAAGGAAATCGCCGAGACCCGCGGCATCCAGATGGGTGAAGACTGCATCTCGCCGTCGCGGCACAGTGCATTCTCCACGCCAATCGAACTGATGCACTTCATCCAGCAATTGCGTGAACTGTCCGGCGGCAAACCGGTGGGCTTCAAGTTCTGCCTCGGCCATCCGTGGGAATTCATGGGCATCGCCAAGGCCATGCTGGAAACCGGCATCCTCCCGGACTTCATCGTCGTCGATGGCAAGGAAGGCGGCACCGGTGCGGCGCCTGTGGAATTCACCGACCACATCGGCGTGCCGATGCGCGAGGGCCTGCTGTTCGTGCACAACACGCTGGTGGGCCTGAACCTGCGGGACAAAATCAAACTCGGCGCCAGCGGCAAGATCGTCAGTGCCTTCGACATTGCCAGCGTGCTGGCCATCGGCGCCGACTGGGCCAACTCGGCGCGCGGCTTCATGTTCGCCATCGGTTGCATCCAGTCGCAGTCGTGCCACACCAACAAATGCCCGACCGGCGTCGCCACCCAGGACACCTTGCGCCAGCGCGCCCTCGTCGTCCCGGACAAGGCCCAGCGCGTGTTCAACTTCCACCGCAACACCCTCAAGGCACTGGCGGAAATGCTCGCCGCCGCCGGCCTCGAACATCCGTCGCAGTTGTCGGCCAAGCACCTGGTGCGGCGCATGTCGGCGACCGAGATCAAGCTGTTCTCGCAGCTGCATGTGTTTTTGAAACCGGGGGAATTGCTCACCGGCGAGGTCAACGGCGAGTTTTATTCGCGGATGTGGCAGATGGCGCGGGCGGACAGTTTTGAACCGAATGAAATGGCAGCAGCTTGAGTCCAACGGGGCGCTTCACCAGCGAAGCGTCTTGATCGGGGCAGGTTCTTTCATGACGATGAAACCGTAATCACCGATCAGATAAATCCGGTAGTACTGGCGCTCCAGCAACGGTGGATGGCCCTGATAACCCACGCGCGTCGCATTGCGGCGCTCCTTCTCCGCGACCACATTGGTAATGCCCACTTTTGGCAGGTTCTCGGCCAGCATGAAAAAGTCGATGTTCAGCAAATAGCGCAACACCGGCATCTGTTTGAACGAACCCGCAGCCCCCCGCAACCAGTGATCGGAGTACGTCACCGACATGTAAATCCGCTTGGCCTCGCGCAATTGTCGATGAGTCGCTATGTCGCGCTCCAGGCTGAACAGCGCACTGGTCGTGAAGGCTTTCTGCACCGTCAGCACCCGGCCGTACGCGAACGACAACGACAACATCGCCAGCAATGGCACCATCAGCAACAGCGGCAGCCGTTCGTGGATCTGCGCCAGCGCCAGGTGGCTCAAGTAGAACAACAGCACCAGCAGCACGGCGAAGCCCATCAAGGTCCGGGCGCCCTCGTTGAAGTCGCGAAAAAACAGCGCGACGCCCGACACCAACAGCGTCACGACCGGCAAGGTCAGCAAACACAACAGGCCGATCAGGCTTTTCTTCACTCCGCTGTCCTGACGCGCACGCACCTTCAGCCCCACCTGGACAGCACCGGCAATGGCGCAGAGCAACAGTGCGGCGAACACCCAGGCGAATCCGCCATGAAACAGGAGCACGACTTTTTCCAGCACTCTGCCGATGTTGACGTGCAGTTGCAGCAGCGGCGCGGCGGCCCAGTTCAACAACAACGCGCGATCCTGACTCATGAACGCCACGGCACTGCCGCAATACATCAGCCAGCCCATGGTCACCTGCGCCACTTTCCAGCCAACCAATTCGCACAGTTGCGGCCAGGCCAATCGGTTATTTGCGCCCCTGAGCAACTCCAGGCAACACAAGCCCAGAAACACATTCAGGCTGATCTGATACAGCCCCAGCGCCAGCGCAATCAGCAACGCTGGCACCAGCCATTGCCAACTGCGCGAGGGGTGACGAAAAGTGATCGCATAGATCATCGCCACCAGGCTCAAGGCCATGGCGGGACCGTCATATTGATAGGACAGGTTCTGCAGAAAAAACGG
This DNA window, taken from Pseudomonas fluorescens NCIMB 11764, encodes the following:
- a CDS encoding cytochrome-c peroxidase codes for the protein MSPSIHHQLLVPLLGFCLSAVAAPLDEPLKPLPPVPQQNPLRVELGRQLFNEPRLSVNNTLSCASCHHLDKGGADSVPFSIGFNGVPVTINTPSVFNATLNFRQFWNGRANSLESQIHEVVKSPSEMGSNWEHVVQVLSADPAYHSAFGNAYPDGVTMNNVQNALAAYERTLLSSNSRFDQYLLGDTDILTTEEKYGYQRFKDYGCIACHQGVNIGGNMFQKFGVMGDYFKVRGNPTDTDQGRYLVTGEEEDRNVFKVPSLRNVAVTAPYFHDSSAKTLEEAVDVMFKFQLGRIPSAEDKTLIIKFLKTLTGEWGGKPL
- a CDS encoding FMN-binding glutamate synthase family protein, yielding MSLSLLSRYAFFAACVIFTLASLPFLAHDWLWPITAVTGVLSLVGLFDLLQSPHAVRRNYPILGNIRYLVEGIRPEIRQYLLESDSDALPFSRAQRSLVYSRAKNESADKPFGTLIDVYQSGFEFIGHSMRPAPLSDPSSFRTLVGGPQCTQPYSASVFNISAMSFGSLSANAIRALNQGAKLGNFAHDTGEGSISAYHRENGGDLTWELGSGYFGCRTADGRFDPERFAAQAQTPQVRMIEIKMSQGAKPGHGGILPKHKVTKEIAETRGIQMGEDCISPSRHSAFSTPIELMHFIQQLRELSGGKPVGFKFCLGHPWEFMGIAKAMLETGILPDFIVVDGKEGGTGAAPVEFTDHIGVPMREGLLFVHNTLVGLNLRDKIKLGASGKIVSAFDIASVLAIGADWANSARGFMFAIGCIQSQSCHTNKCPTGVATQDTLRQRALVVPDKAQRVFNFHRNTLKALAEMLAAAGLEHPSQLSAKHLVRRMSATEIKLFSQLHVFLKPGELLTGEVNGEFYSRMWQMARADSFEPNEMAAA
- a CDS encoding ATP-binding protein, which produces MSEQSNRRILLIDDTPSIHEDFRKILTPTPVPTVELDAMEAALFGSELKSTRALFELDSAYGGQEGLGKLKDALQVKHPYALAFVDMRMPEGWDGAKTIEHLWQEDPRLQVVVCTAYSDYSWDDLLDRLQAHDRLLILKKPFDNIEVQQMANTLLTKWDMTERALVQMSHLEHLVDQRTAQFKQASEALQREIDERKQLESQLVQSEKLASLGQLAAGVAHEINNPIGFISSNLGALDGYFKQLQEMLDAYRDAEKAMGSSELVERLQQLRDRVELEFLRDDIPLLIKESKDGINRVGQIVRDLKDFSRVDSNQEWQWANLQNGIESTLNIVANELKYKADVVKDYQALPDIECLPSQINQVIMNLIVNASQAIGAERGTLTLRTGSEGETVWIEVADTGTGIPPESLQKIFDPFFTTKPVGQGTGLGLSLSYGIVKKHRGNILVRSEVGVGSTFRVELPIHQSKPAA
- a CDS encoding DAHL domain-containing protein — translated: MKMSRRRSLALLGAVALLLASTLLFLYIKSNSNQTSTYAESRDLIGRIKQLNAQWETEILKARITINHNYDPLVTPLIEMTQLWERFDTLESNHGRNDSPIWRASHETYLTAVQEKTRLVEQFKSHNAVLRNSLAFLPTAEDDIQEQLARLVDGDKLQLQNIATDTYDLLLSSLEFAQVTSDDRAADILVGLNKLGVNKLRLPEQFHSPIDILSNHISLILREQPVVNRLLENIEAIPVAERLDDITSLLNTDQQQADAVEQRYHFYMLVFSVLLVLLLVYLAIHLMRSFTTINRVNKALKTANDELELRVEERTRELKDTQSELLDTARQAGMAEIATNVLHNVGNVLNSVNISADLVSRKLRASKAQGLGKAMQLINEHPDDLGAFLTRDEKGKLLPGYLNQLVEAIALEQQSMTDELAQLSKSVDHIKDIVATQQSYAGANNLMEPLHISELLEDALRMNAGALTRHHVKVVKEYGEVPQVMGDKHRLLLILINLISNAKYAMSDLSNRPRQMTLGVKIVDDATLQVSVKDDGEGIAPENMTRIFAHGFTTRKEGHGFGLHSCALAAIEMNGHLTAYSDGPGKGAQFTLQIPLKTVTEEA
- a CDS encoding APC family permease; this translates as MARLQRTLSLGSVVLFGIAYMTPIIVLGTFGILAQSTAGMVPAAYLAALVAMFFTAMSYGRMASAFPVAGSAYSYVRKAISPKLGFIAGWAVLLDYLFLPMAIWLIGAAYLNSAFPAVPQWIWVLAFIGITSAINIVGLKLANGINALLMLVQFLVLIAFVALCVHYVGGDASTPLWSVKPFFNGDMQMPLIMSGAAIACYSFLGFDAVSTLTEETRDPRRTIPRAIMLITLIGGLIFVGVSYFVQIAHPSFQFDSVDSAAYEIARNIGGDLFVSIFLIGLIVGQFASGLSAQASGSRLLYAMGRDGVLPKSFFGTLHERFGTPINSILLCAVVALLALKLDVTTSTSFINFGAFLAFSLVNLSVIFHYWIGGEKKGLRELVLFLIFPFIGLAADLWLMVSLDHLAIYLGLSWLAIGVVYLAVLTGGFRRQPPEMDFQEAT
- a CDS encoding helix-turn-helix transcriptional regulator, yielding MTLSLDDIAWHRSVGQLIDALDKPNFWTQLVRLLDQYVPFDSWVALLFSADQHPQVFAECPGEDGSPDQLFQDYLRGLYLLDPFYIACREQSRTGLYRLSEVAPEHFELTEYYQRYFRLNVVADEIQFNCQLEGDRTLCLSLGSKQRFSSQQIALLSLIQPWVLGLLRQRLPYEINEVVALAPAPVQGDWRVQLEASVQQLKGAQLTARELDVGRLMLSGCSSKEIARKLEISVETVKVHKKHMYSKLGIKSQSELFSIFLQAQNA
- a CDS encoding glucosyltransferase domain-containing protein, with product MGRFSDFLGKELGPRQVWLFFLLATLLYVVPLILADYPYIDDNWRSLSAGMAWAEQGRLFTQLFYNLLTFGNAAPNIFPLPLLIATLGMATALTRLTFHYFPQPTIACCLVPLPLWYNPFFLQNLSYQYDGPAMALSLVAMIYAITFRHPSRSWQWLVPALLIALALGLYQISLNVFLGLCCLELLRGANNRLAWPQLCELVGWKVAQVTMGWLMYCGSAVAFMSQDRALLLNWAAAPLLQLHVNIGRVLEKVVLLFHGGFAWVFAALLLCAIAGAVQVGLKVRARQDSGVKKSLIGLLCLLTLPVVTLLVSGVALFFRDFNEGARTLMGFAVLLVLLFYLSHLALAQIHERLPLLLMVPLLAMLSLSFAYGRVLTVQKAFTTSALFSLERDIATHRQLREAKRIYMSVTYSDHWLRGAAGSFKQMPVLRYLLNIDFFMLAENLPKVGITNVVAEKERRNATRVGYQGHPPLLERQYYRIYLIGDYGFIVMKEPAPIKTLRW
- a CDS encoding carbon-nitrogen hydrolase family protein, whose translation is MKVELAQLAGRDNDTAYNLERALAAIAACASDTQLIMFPESHLMGFPSAETVAAVAEPLTGPTVSAIVAAARERNIAVVIGTAENDNGRFFNTTLLITPEGIALTYRKTHLWASDRGVYEPGDRYATCLWNGVRVGLLICYDIEFPETARALAQLGAELLIVTNGNMDPYGPTHRTAIMARAQENQAFALMVNRVEEGDGGLLFAGGSALVNPLGTLLFEAGRDEGQFAVELDFSQLEAARQDYRYLDDQRLKLPGERVEHASGLRELLIPRS